The DNA window AACAGGTAGGGCGCCATCTTATATTGCAGCACGAACCAGCGCGAGGTGCGCACGGCTCGCGCGGGCGCAATCGAGATGTCGGTAGGTCGGGTTGCCATCAGTAGGGGTTCCTCCGCATCAGTCTTCGTACTTCGTCTGCGCTCTGTTTGAGGCGTTTGCGCACGAACTCCTCGAAGCCTTTGTCACCGTTTTGCTTGTAATATTGCACGCACGCCACCAGCGCCTCGCTGAGCTTGCCCTTCGCCGTGCCGATAAAGGGACTGGTGTACTGGAACGGCACATCGGGCGCCAGCTGCGCGTACAGCCTGCCCAGTGGCTGATTGCTCCAGTAGGGGCGCGGTTCATCGTAGGCGGGGTGATCCCAGGCGTCCTTCGCGGGAGGCAAAATGTTGGTGTCTCGGAACCGCTGTGCGAGGTCGTCTTTGTTCAGGTAAAGATGCAGTGCCAGCTCCCACGCCAGATCGGGGTATTTGCAGTGTTTGGTAATGCCTATCATCGTGCCGCCCCAGGTGCTGGTGCGCCTGCCGCCCGGATAAACCGCAGGCAGAGGCATCAGCGCCATCTTACCGCGCATTTTGGGCACGTCCACCTCGATGGTCTTGGAACGCCAGTCAGGGGTGATCATGCACAGGAAGTAGCCGTCTTCTACCGCGCGGGTGAAGATTTGCCCGCCACCCAGGTCGCTGGCGATGCGGTTGGGTCCGGCAACCAGCGGCACGTAAAAGAGCATGGTCTGCACCGCGATTTCGTTGTCCATGATGCAGTTGCCCTGTGGGTCGAACAGACCGCCGCCGCGCTGGTACAGCAGGGGTTCGAAACGGCTGGACTCGCTGTCGGGCAGCTCCAGCATGTAGCGTTTACCTGGGATGGTGACCTTTCGCCCCACAGCGATGAAGTCATCCCACGTCTGGATTTTGCTCACGTCGATGCCCAGCTGGTCGAAGATGTCGCGGCGGTAGGCAATCATCACGGGATGGACGTCGTGCGGCAGCCCAAAGATGCGCCCGCGGCTGGTGTAAGGGGCAAATCGTGCCTGCACCATGCGGTCGTATAACCCCGATTGCTTGATGCGGTCGGTCAGGTCGCGGAAGCCGACGTCCTTGAGTGGTCCGCGGAAGAAACTGCCCGCCGCGCTGATTTCCACCTCCACCAGGTCGGGCACATCGAGGTCGGAGAGGAACGCCGCCTGCAAGCGCGAGGTCACCGCCTGCCATGAGACCAGCTGCAGGTCTACCTTCACGCCCGGATGTTTGGCTTCAAACGAGGGTATCGCCTGCTTGTAGGCGTCATAGTGCGTTTTGGCGAACGTCCACATCACCAGCGTGGCTTTCTTCGGCGGAATGGGATTGAATGCCAGCCACACCGCCGAAAGTATCGATAGAACGAGCATACTCAGAGCCGCAGGTCCATACGGAAAACGCATGGTAAACACCCCAGAAGCGTGATACCCTTAGAAGAAATATTTCCATCTGCCTGCGTCTGATTCCTGCCCTTAAACGATTTAGATTGGGGTGCTGGGCTACCGGCGCGGTCGCCCGGCAACAGTTGCGGCTCCCCCGGAGGTTCGCCCTTCGGGCGATACGCCGGACACCAGCATCTCCACTACGCCCTCGCCTCGATCAACCGCCACTCGTCTTCCGTCAGGTCGGTCTTGCCATCCGGTGCGATTTGCACCGCTACGCGCTCCAGCTGCACCAGCACCTCCTCGCCCAGCGACAGGTACTGCCGCAGCTCAGGACGTCTGCGCAACAGGGCGAAGTGCGCGTCGCTGAACGCCTGCACCTTAATCACCTGCTGTCCGCTCTGATAGCGGCTGTCCATCCACTGCCTGCCCTGCTGGTAGAAGGTACGCCCGCCGATGTTGCGCACCACCTGCTGGGCGCGCTGGGCTGTGCCGTCGGGTGCAACCAACAGTCCGAGGCTTTCGTGACTCTGCGCTGGTATTCCCGGCAGTCCAGCCATGGCGGGCGGAGCCGCTGCACCTCCAGTACCCTGCCGTTGCAGTGCCTGAGCTCGCACGCTGGCATCTACTGCTCCCTTGCCCAGGGTCAGACCAGAGATCAGCAGCATCGTGACGAATTCCCTCGCTCGCAAGGACACTCGTCGGTCGTCGCCCCGTGCCAGAATCATGTCCTCGTCGATCAGGAAGGAAGTATATTCGGTGACGATGCCGTACTCTCTGGCAAGGCGCACAATCTCGTCGATGACCTCCTGATTGCGACGCAGGCGCACCTCGTCCATCAGATAGCCGATTTTGCGCATTGCCCACAAGCGCGGGATGAAGTCCATGCTCTCGGCGCGGTCGGGGAAGTCCACCACGTGCCGGATGCGCTCCTGTCGCTGGCGAGACATCGCCTCCAGCACCACGGCGCCACGCCCACTGCCCCTGTAGCGACCGGCGACGACTACCTGGTCACCGGCAAAAAGGTCTGGCAGGTCGCGCGGGTAAAGGTCATACGCATCGACACCTT is part of the Bacillota bacterium genome and encodes:
- a CDS encoding extracellular solute-binding protein, with amino-acid sequence MRFPYGPAALSMLVLSILSAVWLAFNPIPPKKATLVMWTFAKTHYDAYKQAIPSFEAKHPGVKVDLQLVSWQAVTSRLQAAFLSDLDVPDLVEVEISAAGSFFRGPLKDVGFRDLTDRIKQSGLYDRMVQARFAPYTSRGRIFGLPHDVHPVMIAYRRDIFDQLGIDVSKIQTWDDFIAVGRKVTIPGKRYMLELPDSESSRFEPLLYQRGGGLFDPQGNCIMDNEIAVQTMLFYVPLVAGPNRIASDLGGGQIFTRAVEDGYFLCMITPDWRSKTIEVDVPKMRGKMALMPLPAVYPGGRRTSTWGGTMIGITKHCKYPDLAWELALHLYLNKDDLAQRFRDTNILPPAKDAWDHPAYDEPRPYWSNQPLGRLYAQLAPDVPFQYTSPFIGTAKGKLSEALVACVQYYKQNGDKGFEEFVRKRLKQSADEVRRLMRRNPY